The segment taacaatttaaaaagattaaaaaggcATTGTGAGAATAGCactctgtaatttttttttttcattttattttctgcgtATCAATGAGAGCAAGAGTTTTGCTGATATTGCTGTTAGTTTTAGAGAAGTGCTCCTTTGctgtatttatcttttatttatttatttttgaaaggtGTTTAATAATTGCTTCGTGATGGCTTGGCTCCGTCGTGTGCGCACAAACTCAGACGAGATTAAGATGGCTGTTTGGATGCTGACAAGCACCAACTGGAAGAAGTCTGAAGAAGCCGGGTTGACATTTTGCCTGTgcattaaaaatgcaacacGCTCCCCCGCGTGGCGTGTGCAGCACGCATCAGTCGGGCTGCCGGGAACCCCGGGTGTGCGTGCTGATGAGTCTGTGGACCTTCGGATCAGGTGCGGCGCTGTGCCTTTTCCCTCCCCCTTGTGATTACGGCAGGGGTGGGGTTCGGGTGGAGCTCGGCTGCTCGGATGATGCCTCTGGTTCAGACAGCGGGAACAGGCTCGTTCAAAGTTCAAGGCTAATTTAACATGCGTTTTGCTCCTTTTCCCTTTATTgtttatactttatttaaactaagacaTTTAGTTCAGTGCACCTACGTGTTGACATTAACAAAGATGGACAAAGCGTCTCTGCCTTCTCCTGCTGTTTAAATTTGTAGAGAAAATGTCTGCTGTCCTGGGTGGTGTCATGTTGTATTTCTGGATATGGACCACAGCATCCCTATTATAACCCCAGCAGCAATGCCAGGGTGTTCAGATCAGTGAAAGCCACAAAAATTATTCTGGATTACAGTTGTGCATTAAAGTTATTTAGTCTTCTTGTTATTTATGTCGCAGAGCTCTTTTTATACAGCCATAATACATCAAAACTGTGAAACTTTTTATTCTATAGAAAAACTCTCAGGCTCTCAGACCgactttatattttctttgtggaAAATTCACAACATTAGTAGCGTGTAAGAAACATTTTCTTACCCAggttaagacaaaaaaacacgtTGGCCTGTTTTAGCACTGAGCCACGTGTTTTCTACCATCTTTTTTGATGGTCACCTGCTCAGATGATGCACGTTTTGTTTCGTGCCTCGGGGCAAAAACATTAGTAAGACTGGCTCTGGAAGTATGGGAAGCTAAAAAAGCGGATTAAGAAGCAACGTCCCTTCCTACGCTTTTACGTGACCGGCTTCAGGTTTAGTTgtagaaatgtataaaaacttTCTGTCCGATTGTAGCTTTTAATCTCAGCAAAGTGTCGTCCGTTTTTAGGCATCCACTTTCTAAAACGACAAATTCTCCTTCTCTTCGGGATCACGAGCGGCGTCAGCAACAGAGAGCGAACGAGACAAATCGTCTCCTGTCGTGGTGAAATGAACTCCACGACGACTGCTTTCAAAGTGACTTCAGGGCTGAATCCACGAGCTGAGTCTTCACGGAGATGAAGGTGCACACCGGAGGCCGTGCTGGGCTGAGCCGGATTATACTAACTGTGGTACAGAAATATGTCGAACCCGTGTTGTTTATTAGCAGCTCAGAGCCACAGGTGTTTGACAAcatttaaaatcctttaaaatcaAGGGACTGATTGCTTTAATCTGCAAACATTACTCATCAAAACAAATACTGATTGTCCTGCCACAGAGCACGCCGAGCTCTATGTCAAAATAATCCCttaagactttttattttaaatccttgGCTTTAAGTTTGAGTTCAAAGGGGCTGAAACTCACGGAATAAGAACCCCCACCCTCCATCTCatcaccccaccccacccccacccggACCTGCGCCCTCTATACAGGGGACCAGCCGGGCCCCGACACGACCAGCACCAGTGACAGGACAAGAGCAGCAAAAGGCAAACTTCTGCCGGGAGAGGAGCTGGGGCTGCACAGGTCGAACAGACTTCCCTGGAAGCGGAATTTCCTGGAGTCCTGCCTCAGGGTCTCCCAGATGAAGCTGACCTCCTCCTTACAGTCGGACAGCGCCGTGAGCGCGCATGTGTGGAAGTCTTCCCAGTGGCTGTGGTGAAACAGAGGAACATCACTCAGAATCGTCTCCCCCCCCGCCCGCCACCGACGACAGCACTAGTGCTGGCTGTCGCGGATTAATCTGTTTGCCAATAATCTATCGCTCAGATGTCTCAAGGAAGTCAAGCGGAGCCTTTAattaccatggcaacagcatCGCGGAGCGAAACAACATCACACATAATATTACAAGTGGGCAATTTTCAACACAAGGCTTGTAAGTGTAAATCTTTGTTCTTCGATACACTGCCGGGGACGTGGAGTTTGGGCAGAaatgattgcaaaaaaaaaaatgtccccaGAATTTCATTACTGCTGGAGCGAagtcataaaatattaaacaaaatggctCTGTGTCTCGACACCCTTCATTCCTCTGCTCTCCCTCAAAGATACCAACATCTGCTCTCCCTCCAAAACATCTTctaaagaaaagcagatttatCTTTATCTGTGCACTCAGacttacatttttaattcaatttaacttttttaacgCCATCTAAACAAAcgtatgtgtgtttttttattttttctgacacATGAAAAGCTCACTGTCACCTGCACACTGCTGCCACTCCACTCTCGCTGGTCACGTTCTCCTGGTAGTTGTCCATGCTCTCTCCCAGCTCCAGGACACACTCAGAGAAGTCCCGATAAACGTTCTCACACTTCACATCGGCCGAGTCTCCAGGCACTGTGAGGAACAGCAACACTGCAAGAAAAAACAGGGGAAAGTCAAACTTATATTTGGAGGTTTTTGGACCACAAATAGATACGTTTAAAAGgatggttttggtttttagaaGCTGGGTTCTCTGGAAGGGTTACGagcaattaacatcttacctgctgtagatagctctttgatcgatctcagtttggagaagtttttttaaagagaaacaggttCCCACAGCTATGATTGTATTACTAGAGAGGAACcatcaaaagcctgcctctctaatggtataggggtgcattgGTGGCTACGgcatgagcagcttacacatctgggaAAAGCACCAATtgattaaatatatatacaggttttagaataaTGTAGGCTCCTGTCCAGACAACGTCCTTTTCAGGGAGGACCTTGCATCTTTCAGCAGGACGATGCTGACAACAGCAGACCTCTCACCAGCTGATAACGTTTGACACGTCACAAAGCAGACCCTGGACTGTTGAGCAACTGGAATCCTCCTCagacgtttacagactgatgttaagagaaacagagaaaaacttgGTCCTATCCggggtttttttaatgtgttgctgccataaaatacCAAATTACTTATGTTCTCctaaaaattataaaacctCTTTAAACATTCGATATGTTTACTATGATCTACTGTGAATAAAGTTTCACACATACCTCAACTTTTCAGAATTGAGCATTTTAGTACTATTACTTTACTGCTGTAGTGGTTTATAATTCTCTAACTGCTGAAATTACAGTATATTGTatgcacaagtgtgtgtgtgtgtgtgtggtgttctGACTCTTAAAGCGCTgcatcaggtaagatattagctgttctaacctttccacagatccCCCGCTACGCTTTAAAACCGAAATGAGCAAATATTTGTGCACGGACGTTAGAAAAGGTGTCCCTGTCGTGCACGAAACCATCTCAGTCATCGGAAACCGACAGAAATGtgcagtggaaaaaaaggctgcacggcagatattaaatgtttaaattgtagGCAGACCTGCACGCCTGTTCGTTTCTTTTGTTCCGGGGTGTTTGAAATGTAAACGATGATGGAGTAACACGCACACGGCCGGAACAAATTAGGTCCACATACTGTTTCTATTGTTAGGCATCTCCTGCTCTGAGGCTCGAAGGGAGCAGATGTGAGTCAGGTTGTTGTACTACAGCCAGCTGGCCGCGGTCCAGCTCTAATGTAAGCATCAGTCCTCAGATAAAGATGCGGTCAGCATCCTCACAGAGAGCAGCCTAACGCGGCTccctgcagcaggagcagcCGGGACCCCGGAGCCGGGACCCCGGAGCCGGGAGTCCGGAGCGAGCGGGTCTTACCAAAGCCGGCCACTGCGAGAACCGCTCCGGTCTTCGTCGGCGTGAATGGTCCCATTTCATCCCATTTCAGTCCGGGCAGAGGGCGCGGGGAGCTGTCAGAGCCTCGGagggatgaggaggaagaggaggaggaggaggagaaggaggaggaggagcaggaaccCGCCCCGCGTCAGCCGCACATTTCGAGGAAACCGCTCGGCGActgagcggcggcggcggaacCGTCGGTGCGCGCGCGGCTCCTGCTCGGTGTCTTCCTGCCTGACGTTACCTGCNNNNNNNNNNNNNNNNNNNNNNNNNNNNNNNNNNNNNNNNNNNNNNNNNNNNNNNNNNNNNNNNNNNNNNNNNNNNNNNNNNNNNNNNNNNNNNNNNNNNNNNNNNNNNNNNNNNNNNNNNNNNCTCACCCCCCCGCCCCGAACAGGAGGCGCTCCGGCTGGCtctaggaggaggaggaggggaggaaacaCGTTTTTGAGTCAATAATGGTTTATAATTAATTAGTTTAACCCTATACTAAAGCTATGCTGGAAATACAAGGTCCTAATGTGTCCCTTTATTATTCATGGGGTAGGGGCGCCACCAAGGGGGGCTCAGGGAGGGCAATGAACCTCCCTAAAAAtagatttcttcttcttttttctttaggctgttcccttttcagaggtcgacacagcgagtcatcctcctccatctaactttgtcttctgcgtcctctgtcctcactccaactgtccatgtcctctctaactgtatccatatgtctcctctttgtctctaacatccttctaccaatatacccactgt is part of the Kryptolebias marmoratus isolate JLee-2015 linkage group LG4, ASM164957v2, whole genome shotgun sequence genome and harbors:
- the LOC108235681 gene encoding neuritin-like; translation: MGPFTPTKTGAVLAVAGFVLLFLTVPGDSADVKCENVYRDFSECVLELGESMDNYQENVTSESGVAAVCSHWEDFHTCALTALSDCKEEVSFIWETLRQDSRKFRFQGSLFDLCSPSSSPGRSLPFAALVLSLVLVVSGPGWSPV